In Rhodamnia argentea isolate NSW1041297 chromosome 5, ASM2092103v1, whole genome shotgun sequence, the DNA window cataaaaaacctcaaacttttacatttatctcaattctattaaaaacttttgtttttgttccaattttaccagcctagtaccaaaaaaatcttaactttaatatatgtctcaattatattcaaaactctttttttttttgtcttataaaaaacctcTCAATtgttacttttgtctcaattctaccaccgttagccttccgtctataatcaccattagttaattctatgtggcatttttacgttgttaatgaattacacctcaacaAAGCCGACATGAAAAAATCCATGAACTTATGTTATTTGCTTCCTCTTCATATTATCGGGATATACAAAGTCATTCATGACGGCACGTTTCGTATTCTCTTCGGTACTCAGCGACTCAAAAAAcggctagacatggagatatttggactaaCGATCTAAAATCTCATCGTTCCTGAAACctactatttctaaatttcgaagattcgtTAGTAAGTTTAGCGAGAAAAActcgagccacgtaggattaactaacggtgattatgaaCGGAAGGGCGacgatggtagaattgggaaaaaaagtaaaagtagaggattttttatgagacaaaaaaaagttttggatataattgggacaaatgctaaagttgaggtttttttggatattaaaccgatataattgggacaaaagtgAATGTTGGGGGTTTTTtacaagataaaaagaaattttggatataattgtcacaaatgctaacgTTAGAgggttttttgggtattaggcccaaGTCTCTTTCGTCGATTGAGTTTCTTTGTTTGATAAATTCGCTTCAGCCTATGTTcatcactttaaaaaaaataaaaataaatactcATAATAAAAATAACTTAGCAACGATGTAAttacagaaaattaaaaatattatataatTAAATCGGATAATGAAATAAGAATTcataaattttgatcaaatatgcaatgtactttctaaactttaaatttgtttaatgttaTCTCCGATCTTTTAGCCTGATTTGCAATGTCTATTaccgaactttcaatttatttaacgtGATgtatgaacttttggtacatattcaatgtagtcGATGGTATATAAGTAGACGTTCAATATTGTCCTCtcattaattcaattttcataCAGTTCACGAACTAAATtcaaacatgtaccaaaaaaatttagaaatttgtttcaataaattgaaagttcgaaGGCACGTTGCACTCTAGACTAGAGTTGAAAGGCCATTTGTCTCGTTTACACATATTAAAACTAATGATGTGGTAAGGAAAACACATGCACAAGACACATCATTTTCCCTCCTCACGTCAAGACACAcgcccatttctctctctctaaactttGGAAAGTCCGTTGGTCCTCCTCCCCAGCGCAAAGATCGGATACAAACAGAGACACACTCCTTCACagattcaatctctctctctagaacatGGAGAGCCTCTTCGCGCTCCACTCTCTCTCCACCGCCGCTGCACGGCCacggccaccgccgccgccacccgctcatccttctcctcctccctcctccaccgCCGGCGGCCCTTCCTGAAATCGCCACCGCCCATTTCCCTCCCCACCCTCCGATCAAAACCTTCCTCTTCGTCCCCTCAAAGGTCACTCCTTTCTCTTCACTCCCAATTCGCCTTCGACCCCAACCCCAAGACCCACTTCCCAATCCGCGCCTCCTCCgcctctcctcctccgccgctgcGGTCCCCCCCTCCCCAAGGCGCCAAGCCCCTGCCCTTCATCGTCTCCGTCGCCGTCGGCCTTGCCGTCCGCTTCCTCGTCCCGAAGCCCCTCGACGTCTCCCCGCAGGCCTGGCAGCTCCTGGCCATCTTCGTCTccaccatcgccggcctcgTCCTCAGCCCCCTCCCCGTCGGCGCCTGGGCCTTCCTTGGCCTCACTGCCTCCATCGTCACCCGCACGCTGTCGTTCTCCGCGGCCTTCTCCGCGTTCACCAACGAGGTGATCTGGCTGATCGTgatctccttcttcttcgcccGCGGGTTCGTGAAGACCGGACTCGGGGATCGGATTGCGACCTACTTCGTGAAGTGGCTGGGAAAGAGCACGCTGGGGCTGTCGTACGGGCTGACTCTGAGTGAGGCGCTCATTGCGCCCGCCATGCCGAGCACCACCGCAAGGGCCGGCGGGGTATTCTTGCCGATCATTAATTCGCTGTCGCTCTCTGCAGGGAGCCGGCCCGGCGATCCCTCTGCCAGGAAGCTCGGGTCTTATCTCATCCAATCTCAATTTCAGGTTGGCTACTTGAATTGATGGCACACTATTAAGTAGAATGAATTCTTGTCCTATAAGTTGCTTATTGCACTAAAATATTTGAATTGATTCACAGTGTGAGTCATTGTGTTTTGAGTATGGTGCTTGCTGTTTGGACGAAGGGTTTCTTGACTTCAGGGCAATCATTTTCCAGCCCCATGAACTCTGAAACCTTGTTTATGCCAATTGATCAGTAGAACTATGGCTTGTCGCGAAGTTTATTAGTTGAATAACTTGTGTGGAATGTGAATTTAAGATTATCGACAGTAGTTTAGCATAACAACCCAAAATCCATGTACTGCTTCCACTGTACCGAAAGTTTCAAAACTTGGAACGGGTGGTTATTCTGTTAATCATGTCATCTCTTAGTGTGTTGCACTTCTGTTGTTAATATCTGTGTGTACCAAAAAGAAATGGGACTAAAGGTTGATGCGGTTTATGGAAAGGGGAATTGTCTCTAAGATTAGATATAAAGGaagtttcttttttgatttGAATCGCCGTGTTGCCAGGTAACAGTGGCGTGAGTAATGTATTGACATATCCATGGATGGGCACTTTAGTGAGAGGGGCATAGATCACTAGTAATTGTTTCATGAATTGAGCGATAATTAATCTTTATCTTTAAATGGCAAAAGAAATTCTCTTTTGCTTACACTTACTATCAAAATGTTTCTGTACTTGTATGTCCTTGAATATATATCTTGCACTTTGTCGCCTCATACTTGTATATCCTTAAAAGTTCAGTAATGAGGAATAAGAAGCTCATGATGTGTAGCCTTCCTGTTACTGCTATCTATTgtttcttatttcattttctgGAAGCGTATCTGCTGCATTTCGCACATTTGCATACTTTTATTCTTCCAGTAATGTTATTCTTGTTTGAAAATTTGGACAGACAGTATTTCGCAATTGTTGCTTCAATGGAGTCCAGAATACTAGAAGGTTTCACTATGGCCAAGAAAAAGCTATGTATTTCTTCATACTCAGCGTAACTAGAGTAGAGTACTTTATATTTAATCCCACATAATTAAGTTATGAAAAAGTGTAATGGCTTAATTTGCATGATTTTGGAAGAGTCGGTTGCGAATTTGATAGATTCTAGTACATTAAATTGTCTATAGAAAATTCCAATAGGTCCGGATTATTTAGTCACTTAGTTAAATTGAATCGGTTGAATTAATTTCACTATTGAAATTCTACATTTTTAATGATTTCTGATGATCTTTGGTTTGGTTATTTTTCTGTAGGTGGTTGTTATTTGTTGaattagtttaggattgaatatggaaaagaaaggaagtctTTTAGAGTTTTACGTGTTTATTGAATGATTTTCTCTTAATTAATCATTGGACACAGGAGCAGCATAATAAATGTGGCCTTACGTTTTCTGTCAATTTTGGTTTGATATGAATCCTATATGACTTATGAATGTTTTTTGTGTGATGCCTGACAGTCTGCTGGTAACTCTAGTGCTCTTTTCCTGACTGCTGCAGCTCAAAACCTCCTCTGCCTCAAACTGGCGGAAGCACTAGGAGTTATCATACAAAATCCTTGGGTTTCTTGGTTCAAGGCTGCTAGTTTACCGGCCATTGTCTCTCTTCTAGCTACGCCATTCATATTGTACAAGCTATATCCTCCTGAAACCAAAGACACCCCAGATGCCCCTGCTATGGCTGCCAAAAAGCTGGAGAATATGGGTCCTGTCACGAAGAATGAGTGGGCCATGGTTGGCACAATGCTACTTGCAGTATCACTTTGGGTGACTGGGTGAGTAACTTAACTTCCTTCTGATCAAGTATTATGAGACATTCAAAAACTGGGAGGCAATGGCATGAATGGATTaccttcaaacttcaaagacTTTCTATGAGTGAAAGGAGAATGTTTAAATGTTACTCTGTTCCCTAATATGACAAGTCTTGTGTATGTGTGTAAGGTTCCAACTGCATGACATGTTCTCCTTATTATATTTGAATCATTTTCTGAATGGAGTCATGACAAGCGACGAGATTATTAATGCATGCCAGCGTTAGGGGAATTACATGATTTAGGACTCTCAAATTTGCTTTCCTACTGAATGTGAGATCTTTTTGTTGAAAAATCACTCTGCAGTAAAATATCCAGGGATGGATTATCTGCCTTAGACAGCGGATAGGACATGTCTGCTGAGTCTTAGAACTTACATAATTCAGGTAATGTTTGAAACAGATTTAGCTGGCTGGGTGCTGATGCAGTTAATGCTTAGTGGAATTAATGGCTCATTAATGCTTCTCTTGTTGTCTGGTTCTTAGTTGTCCAGTTTGTTTTATTAATGAGTAATGCACTGAAAGACATAGAGGCATTCTGATAGTTCTAAGTACAATGTGCTCTTCCAATCTCGGCATAAAGAGACCTGACTGGGAAGAGACTTTTTGAAAGTGATATGCCCCCACGTACCCATTGACAATAATTTTCCCCCTTTACAAGTTCATTATGGCTTGTAAATGACGCCTGTTGTGGTAGGCCACATCATGTTGGTTTGCTCAGATTACTTTAATGGAATGGTGGAACTTAATGCTTTGACGAAGTACCTTTTGAGTGATTCTTGTTTGCCTTTGCCAAAAGTTTTGATTCTGGATCCATGCTTTGTTGCCTTCATATGAATGCATCTTATTGGGTATGCATTTTGAACAGTGATTGTGCTTTGCAGAGACGCCCTGGGGATACCTAGTGTTGTAGCTGCTATGATTGGCTTATCAATACTATTGTTCTTGGGAGTCCTTGACTGGGACGACTGCTTGAGTGAAAAATCAGCGTGGGACACATTAGCCTGGTTTGCTGTTTTAGTTGGTATGGCGGGGCAATTGACGAATCTTGGCATTGTGACATGGATGTCTGGTTGTGTGGCTAAGTCCCTTGCAATCCTTCTCCTTGAGCTGGCCCGCTGCATTCGGTGTTTTGCAGGCATCTTATTTCTTCAGCCACTACCTGTTTGCTAGCCAAACGGGTCATGTGGGCGCTTTATATTCTGCATTTCTCGCCATGCATTTAGCAGCTGGAGTGCCTGGTGTGTTAGCAGCACTAGCATTGGCCTATAATACGAACCTATTTGGCGCTTTGACACACTATAGCAGTGGACAAGCTGCTGTCTACTACGGAGGTATGTGTGACTCTGTCCTCTGCCATATGCATGGACTCATCCTGTTTTGATTTCTTATCTTAGGAAGGTAGAGCTGGTTTTCACTTTTATTGAGCGCTCTCTGACATTTTCCGTTCGCATTGTTGCAGCTGGTTACATAGATCTTCCCGACGTGTTCAAAATGGGATTTGTGATGGCCCTTATCAACGCCCTCATATGGGGGTAGTTGGAACCTTTTGGTGGAAATTCTTGGGTCTCTACTGACCAAATTAAACAAGACGCTGGTACACGATTTTTATACATCATCCCATTATGTCCTTACCATTGAGCTTACTTTCCGTCCTTGGGAAGTTCCAATTTTTAGGAGCTCTACATGAGATTGTTTGAATAATGTACTGCTATTTTTTGGTGCAAGCCTTAAAGTTCAGAAATTGAGTTATATCGTCTCTTGACATCGATGCGGTGACAAACTTATGTTTGCTTTGATGGTGTGATCTGTTCATGTCTTGTTTTGAAAAGCAAGATTGGAGTTGCCCCCAAAGAACTTTGTTGAAATCGACTGTGGCCACAGTTTGAACGAGTTTTGGTTCTTTTTATGTGTGAACTGGATATTGGGTTTAAGCGGTGGCCAAGAAAAGAACCAAAATTCAATGAGTTTCTGATGGTCCATTGGGCAACTGGGGAAAGATTTACATCCTAATCCGTTCTAAAGAGAAAGGTAAAGCATATAGCGTTTGGGAAAATATTCGGTGGTTTCGAACCATCACGTCAGCAGCCTATGTGGCGTACGTGAGCCTAGTTAGCTCTACTCAAAATGTGACACGTGTCCTTTAACGTGGActcacaagaaaataaaaaaccaaaaccaaaggcTGGCAGACTGAAAAAGGGGCAACTATAGATGCTCTCATTCAGGGGAGGCTAGGTTACATCTCAATCCACAgagaaatacaaaagaaaattggttACGTTCATATTAAGAGGCattgaaattgaagaaattgaaaattaagtgcGTTACAAACACCCCCTCTTGAATATTGAAGGTAATTTTCCTCAGATTTAGAAACATATGAAGAAATCTAGCTCTCTCACTGAATCTGCCCCATCGATATCGCCATATCAACAACTCATAGCCAACCGGAAATCGGTTTCTGTCCGACCGCAGGTTGGCTGAACATTTTGACGACAATCCATCGGCATCTAATCGATGGTTGTAACACCTCGAAGCCAATGATGACTAGTACTACCTTGTCAATGTTCGTAACCACTTTGTCAATGCATAACTTCATGTATCACTTTCCTTTACTCATTTTGTTGCTTCAACTTCAGATTGGGATGTTTTAGCCGTCGATACACGTACTTCAAAAGTATCAAGCTGATCAAGCTCGATCCCAAGTTGCCGCAGTTCATGCATAGCGGCCCCGTTCGTGCCCGCGGCGTGGGGTTCAAACACGATGCTTGATGAATCGAGTGAGCTAACTTGACTTCTGGAGCCGGACCTACTATATGACCTAATCAGAGCAGGATCATCTTTTCGCCTTCTCGCCCATGCGAATCCATTTGATGCACTGATTTGTATTGGAACTGATAGGATACTCCGTCCTTGAGATGGGTCCGTTGCTTCTGAAACTGTCGAGGCATCGAGAGATGACTTCAGAGGCTCTCTACATGCGACATCAGCTTCTCCCTTCAGGCTACTTCTGATATGATTTCTCCGAACAATTGGACTCTGGCCTTGCAACTCCTGCGCAATCAACATTGAAAGTGTTGAATTACAAGAGCATTCAACTGAAAAACTGAGACATCCTAATGGCAAAGAAGGGAGGTATCTGCGAGAATCTGTATCATGGAAGTGTTTTTGAATCTAAGCCCTCAGCTTATCTTCTTACAGGAACAAAGACTCGGTTAAGCAGCGGGGGTCTGTGGT includes these proteins:
- the LOC115730088 gene encoding LOW QUALITY PROTEIN: dicarboxylate transporter 2.1, chloroplastic-like (The sequence of the model RefSeq protein was modified relative to this genomic sequence to represent the inferred CDS: inserted 1 base in 1 codon; deleted 1 base in 1 codon), encoding MEYGSAYWLSCWESMSANAASKIDLVWSMGIGRSVDETNGRVQLELELTILAVDYPGDEELLDSVQNEFAVRETELGLGLGLGLGIAKGDLELTVMIAGASSSSAMVAEARGQGCLSFGQAQPFGHGSYSFFELVAMAIEFCRARRANLCNYLSYIIKASNPLVLLPSAKIGYKQRHTPSQIQSLSLEHGEPLRAPLSLHRRCTATATAAATRSSFSSSLLHRRRPFLKSPPPISLPTLRSKPSSSSPQRSLLSLHSQFAFDPNPKTHFPIRASSASPPPPLRSPPPQGAKPLPFIVSVAVGLAVRFLVPKPLDVSPQAWQLLAIFVSTIAGLVLSPLPVGAWAFLGLTASIVTRTLSFSAAFSAFTNEVIWLIVISFFFARGFVKTGLGDRIATYFVKWLGKSTLGLSYGLTLSEALIAPAMPSTTARAGGVFLPIINSLSLSAGSRPGDPSARKLGSYLIQSQFQSAGNSSALFLTAAAQNLLCLKLAEALGVIIQNPWVSWFKAASLPAIVSLLATPFILYKLYPPETKDTPDAPAMAAKKLENMGPVTKNEWAMVGTMLLAVSLWVTGDALGIPSVVAAMIGLSILLFLGVLDWDDCLSEKSAWDTLAWFAVLVGMAGQLTNLGIVTWMSGCVAKSLQSFSLSWPAAFGVLQASYFFSHYLFASQTGHVGALYSAFLAMHLAAGVPGVLAALALAYNTNLFGALTHYSSGQAAVYYGAGYIDLPDVFKMGFVMALINALIWGXVGTFWWKFLGLY